From the Rhodoferax sp. WC2427 genome, one window contains:
- a CDS encoding ABC transporter permease translates to MWTKLWFIRLAIPRRSYGVLALIGLVVPLLGWALLSAFAGVNPVFLPGPQKVVERVLTWAVEDDLLGDAAISTLRVVTGWALSALLALPLGLFIGSWRAVQALLEPLTDFIRYMPAVAFIPLVMLWVGIDEGAKVAIIFIGTFFQMVLMVAEDVRRVPMAQIEAAQTMGATRREVLEKVILPSAKPALLDTLRITMGWAWTYLVVAELVAANSGLGFAILKAQRFLQTDKIFAGILLIGCIGLAIDQLFRLLHRKAFPWMHGR, encoded by the coding sequence ATGTGGACCAAGCTGTGGTTTATCCGGCTGGCGATCCCGCGTCGCAGCTACGGGGTACTGGCGCTCATTGGCCTGGTGGTTCCGCTGCTGGGCTGGGCGCTGCTGAGTGCGTTTGCCGGGGTGAACCCGGTATTTCTGCCCGGCCCGCAAAAGGTGGTGGAGCGGGTGCTCACCTGGGCGGTGGAAGACGACCTGCTGGGAGACGCCGCCATCAGCACCCTGCGGGTGGTCACCGGCTGGGCGCTGTCGGCTCTGCTGGCGCTGCCGCTGGGCTTGTTCATCGGCAGCTGGCGTGCAGTGCAGGCGCTGCTGGAGCCGCTGACCGACTTCATCCGCTACATGCCCGCGGTGGCCTTCATCCCGTTGGTGATGCTGTGGGTGGGTATCGACGAGGGGGCCAAGGTGGCCATCATCTTCATCGGTACGTTTTTCCAGATGGTGCTGATGGTGGCCGAGGACGTGCGCCGCGTGCCCATGGCACAGATCGAGGCCGCGCAGACCATGGGCGCCACCCGGCGCGAGGTGCTGGAGAAGGTGATCTTGCCGTCGGCCAAACCCGCGCTGCTCGACACCTTGCGCATCACCATGGGCTGGGCCTGGACCTACCTGGTCGTAGCCGAGCTGGTGGCCGCCAACTCGGGCCTGGGCTTTGCCATTTTGAAGGCCCAGCGCTTTTTGCAGACCGACAAGATCTTTGCCGGGATTTTGTTGATTGGCTGCATCGGCCTGGCCATCGACCAGCTGTTTCGCCTGCTGC
- a CDS encoding ABC transporter substrate-binding protein translates to MSCSTSSRFFSISRAFKRNVVGALLVGVAAAGITTPAAAEIKVGVSDWPGWVAWYVAEQKGFFKKNGADVKLVWFANYTDSIGALSSGQLDANSQTWSDTLGPLAKGLPLKAILVNDNSAGNDALMVGPKITSFAQLKGKKVALEQFSISHFVLATALAKNGMQLADVKIVNLSAGDAAAAFISGKVDAAVLWNPWVNQIEKSGMGKALFTSKDMPGLVPDLLVAQDKAIQTKRKELVGMLKAWFETEKFIREQPAEAAKIMSKVVSMSPEEYTVFLPGTKFFDAAANTQAFDAKSALSLASTAPTIAAFLTKYKLIEGKPDAAKGLDGTLVQDALK, encoded by the coding sequence ATGTCTTGTTCTACCTCTTCCCGTTTCTTTTCGATTTCCCGTGCTTTCAAACGCAACGTCGTCGGCGCTTTGCTGGTGGGTGTGGCGGCGGCTGGCATCACCACGCCCGCTGCCGCCGAAATCAAAGTGGGTGTGTCCGACTGGCCGGGCTGGGTGGCCTGGTATGTGGCCGAGCAAAAGGGCTTCTTCAAGAAGAACGGGGCCGATGTGAAGCTGGTCTGGTTTGCCAACTACACCGACTCCATCGGCGCGCTGTCTTCGGGCCAGCTGGATGCCAACTCGCAAACCTGGTCCGACACCCTGGGCCCGCTGGCCAAGGGCCTGCCGCTGAAGGCCATTCTGGTCAATGACAACTCCGCCGGCAACGACGCGCTGATGGTCGGCCCCAAGATCACTTCTTTCGCCCAGCTCAAGGGCAAGAAGGTGGCTTTGGAGCAGTTCAGCATTTCGCACTTTGTGCTGGCCACGGCGCTGGCCAAGAACGGCATGCAACTGGCCGACGTGAAGATCGTCAACCTGTCCGCAGGCGATGCCGCCGCCGCCTTCATCAGCGGCAAGGTGGACGCGGCGGTGCTGTGGAACCCCTGGGTGAACCAGATCGAGAAGAGCGGCATGGGCAAAGCTTTGTTCACCTCCAAGGACATGCCCGGCCTGGTGCCCGACCTGCTGGTGGCGCAAGACAAGGCTATCCAGACCAAGCGCAAGGAGCTGGTCGGCATGCTCAAGGCCTGGTTCGAGACCGAGAAGTTCATCCGCGAGCAGCCCGCCGAGGCGGCCAAGATCATGTCCAAGGTGGTCAGCATGTCGCCCGAGGAATACACCGTGTTCCTGCCCGGCACCAAGTTCTTTGACGCGGCCGCCAACACCCAGGCGTTTGATGCCAAAAGTGCCCTGTCGCTGGCCAGCACCGCACCCACCATCGCGGCCTTTTTGACCAAGTACAAGCTGATCGAAGGCAAGCCCGATGCCGCCAAGGGGCTGGACGGCACGCTGGTGCAGGACGCGCTGAAGTAA
- a CDS encoding response regulator — protein MAQIVCGNVAVALVASTLIRRFGALKLARWAAAGNVYFCFTLTIWTFGGRVDHANAVWMAIFPLVSIFVFGVNGGVISIALALGTTVLFYLAGTYHWVAFPPFAPRDSYWLALAANLGITLVCGILAILFQFAKSISDLALEESRAEALKLSEIKSQFLANMSHEIRTPMNAIIGLSGLALKNELDLRTRDYLTKINKSGEHLLGIINDILDFSKIESGKLEIEAVPFSLEPVIENLVNLLSQRVEEKELELLCDFDPHLPKMLLGDPLRIGQILINYANNALKFTVKGEIKLSITLQECTATEAVVVFSVSDTGIGLTEEQIGRLFKSFEQADSSITRQYGGTGLGLAISKSLAQAMGGDVGVRSVYGQGSTFWFSARLGIADAEKVVAQPPSELYGRKVLVVDDNESAAMVLAEMMQAIGFSVRCVHSGEAALHALRHATAEPFDFVLMDWLMPIMNGLEAVSAIQAMALPRPPHLIMVTAHRRQELVQRAQSLGVDYVLSKPINCSLLVNTMMQVMGYTAQPSDTSPQLRDNDALLLEMVRIQGARILLVEDNEINQQVACEILQGAGFEVEVAENGQVAVAKVHARTAEGLPYDIVLMDMQMPVMDGPSATRSIRQSHSAQALPIVAMTANAMKADRDLCMAAGMNDVVTKPINQSELWKALLVWVQSRPGLGPVAKPAIALAPGFPPAGTAPPDASTDALMQALRTVDGLDVDVGLRRTSGKPTFYATMLRKFVASQADAVQRAQEALNAGDPGTAERIAHTLRSVAANVGALRLAALAEQVENRVRQPQAPQDGDLASALAQADACLASLIQALQASPGFAQTDDAHPPLPEGHGADPERVKEVVEELKSLLGQDDSAAVDLWNTHRSLLQQQFPAAPQIEQALNDFDFNVALHYLS, from the coding sequence TTGGCCCAGATTGTGTGCGGCAACGTGGCCGTTGCGTTGGTGGCATCGACGCTGATCCGGCGCTTTGGTGCCCTGAAACTGGCCCGATGGGCCGCCGCCGGTAATGTGTATTTCTGCTTTACCCTCACCATCTGGACCTTTGGCGGAAGGGTAGACCACGCCAATGCCGTGTGGATGGCGATCTTCCCTCTGGTATCCATTTTTGTGTTCGGGGTGAATGGTGGGGTTATTTCGATCGCGCTGGCATTGGGTACCACGGTTTTGTTTTATCTGGCCGGCACCTACCACTGGGTTGCATTTCCGCCCTTTGCCCCGCGCGACAGCTATTGGCTGGCGCTGGCCGCCAACCTGGGGATTACCCTGGTCTGCGGCATATTGGCCATTCTGTTTCAATTCGCAAAATCGATCAGCGACCTGGCTCTGGAAGAGTCCCGTGCCGAGGCCCTCAAGCTGAGCGAGATCAAAAGCCAGTTTCTGGCCAATATGAGCCATGAAATCAGAACGCCCATGAATGCCATCATTGGGCTGTCTGGTTTGGCATTGAAAAATGAGCTGGACCTGCGCACGCGCGATTATTTAACCAAGATCAATAAATCGGGCGAGCATCTTCTGGGTATTATCAATGATATTCTGGATTTTTCTAAAATAGAATCTGGCAAGCTGGAAATAGAGGCCGTGCCATTCAGCCTGGAGCCGGTGATTGAAAATCTGGTCAATCTGTTGAGCCAAAGGGTGGAAGAAAAAGAGCTGGAACTGCTGTGCGACTTCGATCCCCATCTGCCCAAAATGCTGCTGGGCGACCCGCTGCGCATTGGCCAGATTTTGATCAACTACGCCAACAATGCGCTGAAGTTCACCGTCAAAGGTGAAATCAAACTGTCGATCACCCTGCAGGAATGCACGGCCACCGAGGCCGTGGTGGTTTTTTCGGTGTCCGACACCGGCATTGGTTTGACCGAGGAGCAAATAGGCCGCTTGTTCAAGAGCTTTGAGCAGGCCGATTCCTCGATCACCCGGCAATACGGCGGCACCGGGCTGGGTTTGGCCATCAGCAAAAGTCTGGCGCAGGCCATGGGCGGCGACGTGGGGGTGCGCAGCGTGTACGGGCAGGGTTCCACCTTTTGGTTCAGTGCGCGCCTGGGCATTGCCGATGCAGAAAAAGTGGTGGCCCAACCGCCCAGCGAACTGTATGGCCGCAAGGTTTTGGTGGTGGACGATAACGAATCGGCCGCCATGGTGCTGGCAGAGATGATGCAGGCCATTGGTTTCTCGGTGCGCTGTGTGCATTCCGGGGAGGCCGCGCTGCACGCGTTGCGCCACGCCACGGCAGAACCCTTCGACTTTGTGCTGATGGACTGGCTGATGCCCATCATGAACGGATTGGAAGCTGTGTCGGCCATACAGGCCATGGCGCTGCCCAGGCCGCCCCACCTGATCATGGTGACCGCGCACCGCCGCCAGGAGCTGGTGCAGCGCGCGCAGTCCTTGGGGGTGGACTACGTGCTGAGCAAGCCCATCAATTGCTCTTTGCTGGTCAACACCATGATGCAGGTCATGGGCTACACGGCGCAGCCGTCTGACACAAGCCCGCAGTTGCGCGACAACGATGCCTTGCTGCTCGAGATGGTTCGCATCCAGGGCGCGCGCATTCTGCTGGTGGAAGACAACGAAATCAACCAGCAAGTGGCCTGCGAAATTTTGCAGGGGGCTGGGTTCGAGGTCGAAGTGGCCGAAAACGGCCAGGTGGCCGTGGCTAAGGTCCATGCCCGCACTGCCGAGGGCCTGCCGTACGACATCGTGCTGATGGATATGCAGATGCCCGTGATGGACGGCCCCAGCGCCACGCGCAGCATTCGCCAGAGCCACTCTGCCCAGGCGCTGCCGATTGTGGCAATGACCGCCAACGCCATGAAGGCCGACCGCGACCTGTGCATGGCCGCAGGTATGAACGATGTGGTGACCAAGCCCATCAACCAAAGCGAGCTCTGGAAAGCGCTTCTGGTGTGGGTCCAATCCCGGCCCGGGCTGGGGCCGGTTGCAAAACCCGCCATCGCCCTGGCGCCTGGCTTCCCGCCAGCCGGTACCGCACCGCCCGACGCCAGCACCGATGCGCTGATGCAGGCGCTGCGCACCGTTGACGGGCTGGATGTCGATGTGGGGCTGCGCCGCACCTCCGGCAAACCCACGTTCTATGCCACCATGCTGCGCAAGTTTGTAGCCAGCCAGGCCGACGCCGTGCAACGGGCCCAAGAGGCACTCAACGCTGGCGACCCTGGCACGGCCGAACGCATTGCCCACACCCTGCGCAGTGTGGCCGCCAATGTGGGCGCATTGCGTCTGGCCGCACTGGCCGAGCAGGTAGAGAACCGGGTGCGCCAACCGCAGGCGCCGCAAGATGGCGACCTGGCGTCCGCACTGGCGCAGGCCGATGCCTGTCTGGCATCACTCATCCAGGCGCTGCAGGCCAGCCCGGGTTTCGCGCAAACGGACGACGCCCACCCACCGCTGCCAGAGGGCCACGGCGCAGACCCCGAGAGGGTGAAGGAGGTCGTGGAGGAACTCAAAAGCCTGCTCGGGCAAGACGACAGTGCCGCCGTCGACCTGTGGAACACGCACCGCAGTCTGCTGCAGCAGCAGTTCCCCGCAGCGCCGCAGATTGAACAGGCGCTGAATGATTTCGACTTCAACGTGGCGTTGCACTATTTGTCCTGA
- a CDS encoding RimK family alpha-L-glutamate ligase, whose protein sequence is MILVYGQGDDPPIEHLVAALHRAGASFQLLDIARLHQSHLDIQVGPQGLAGELVLDGVCTALADIRAVYARPLEPAVDSLPEPAQKQALQLHRHLVEWLDVAPACVVSRPAAMQANASKPLQAQWIGEAGFLVPPTLVTSDAAEVRAFHKIHGRVVFKSVSGIRSIVTELDDTWLSRMHRLAQLPTQFQAHVPGVDVRVHVVGQQALAAEITSTATDYRYAHRSGAAAQVVATTLPPTVAARCIAMSHAMGLPLSGIDLRLRPDGEYVCFEVNPMPAFSYFEVESGLPIAAALAELLMGA, encoded by the coding sequence ATGATCCTCGTCTACGGCCAGGGCGATGACCCGCCCATCGAGCACCTGGTGGCCGCGCTGCACCGCGCGGGCGCAAGCTTTCAACTGCTGGACATTGCCCGGCTGCACCAGTCCCATTTGGACATCCAGGTGGGGCCGCAGGGCCTGGCGGGCGAGCTGGTACTGGACGGCGTGTGCACCGCGCTGGCCGACATCCGCGCTGTCTATGCCCGCCCGCTGGAGCCCGCCGTGGACAGCCTGCCCGAGCCCGCGCAAAAGCAGGCCCTGCAACTGCACCGGCACCTGGTGGAGTGGCTGGACGTGGCCCCGGCCTGCGTCGTCAGCCGCCCGGCCGCCATGCAGGCCAATGCGTCCAAGCCGCTGCAGGCCCAGTGGATCGGAGAAGCCGGATTTCTGGTGCCGCCCACGCTGGTAACCTCTGACGCGGCCGAGGTGCGTGCATTCCACAAAATCCATGGCCGGGTGGTGTTCAAGTCGGTCAGCGGCATCCGCTCCATCGTGACCGAGCTGGACGACACCTGGCTCTCGCGCATGCACCGCCTGGCCCAGCTGCCCACCCAGTTCCAGGCCCATGTGCCGGGGGTGGATGTGCGGGTGCATGTGGTGGGCCAGCAGGCCCTGGCCGCCGAGATCACCAGCACCGCCACCGACTACCGGTACGCCCACCGCAGCGGCGCGGCCGCCCAGGTGGTTGCCACCACGCTCCCCCCCACGGTTGCCGCCCGTTGCATTGCCATGTCCCACGCCATGGGCCTGCCCCTGAGTGGTATTGACCTGCGCCTGCGCCCCGACGGCGAGTACGTGTGCTTCGAGGTCAACCCCATGCCGGCCTTCAGCTACTTTGAGGTGGAGAGCGGGCTGCCGATCGCGGCCGCGCTGGCGGAGTTGTTGATGGGGGCTTGA
- a CDS encoding M6 family metalloprotease domain-containing protein, translating into MTTYQSHCSCDAPAAGRVRARWSDFCAVAPSPELKARLKAELAKARGSVSAELASALTLARSPTRLGFNDGVIFPPDQFPEGTPKSAIRNAAADRAPLRGPLRVIVVLAQFSDKAMVQTAQHYRDLFFSSGVLPHGSVKEYYQEVTGGLVDIVGEVVGPYTLPQTLAWYANHNFGISRGGGAFRANIMAKDAAVAANPAVNFGLYDNDGNGFVDAFIVVHAGRGGEQTGNAGDIWSHKHVLPAAMPADGKQIYAYLTVPEDARLGVCAHELGHLLFGFPDLYDTDGTSEGIGDWCLMSGGSWNGGGDIPAHPSAWCKVNQGWVGTTNVTTSGTVSLPDVKTSHTVHRLWKNGAGGSEYFLLENRQRSGFDAQLPGAGLLVWHIDETQSGNSDESHYKVALVQADGLRELDASHPAGSFGDQGDSGDPFPGAAAKTAFSATTTPNSRSYAGVNTCVSVTAISASGPTMAATLGVRCSAKSLVKDRKDLRKEGKELAKETAKEGKEIQKDIAKETAKETAKEVAKEIVKDRKDMLEHRVVRAAPVADPSHLDVVLSDLEARLQMLEAMVGARAFAASPSGGVADGGEARGMAQPFIDASLRPDLVGGPAYDDGSDLQQRMAAGDRDAKRAFDAPVPR; encoded by the coding sequence ATGACGACATACCAAAGCCATTGCAGCTGCGATGCCCCCGCCGCAGGCCGCGTGCGCGCCCGGTGGAGTGACTTTTGCGCCGTCGCCCCCAGCCCCGAGCTCAAGGCCCGTCTCAAGGCCGAACTGGCCAAGGCGCGCGGCAGCGTCAGCGCCGAGCTGGCCAGCGCGCTGACGCTGGCGCGCAGCCCCACGCGGCTGGGTTTCAACGATGGTGTGATTTTCCCGCCCGACCAGTTTCCCGAGGGCACGCCCAAGTCGGCCATCCGCAATGCCGCCGCCGACCGGGCCCCCCTGCGCGGCCCGCTGCGGGTCATCGTGGTGCTGGCCCAGTTCAGCGACAAGGCCATGGTGCAGACGGCGCAGCACTACCGTGACCTGTTCTTCTCCAGCGGCGTGCTGCCCCACGGTAGCGTGAAAGAGTATTACCAGGAGGTCACCGGCGGCCTGGTAGACATCGTGGGCGAGGTGGTGGGCCCCTACACCCTGCCGCAGACCCTGGCCTGGTACGCCAACCACAACTTCGGCATCAGCCGGGGTGGCGGCGCGTTCCGGGCCAACATCATGGCCAAGGATGCGGCCGTGGCGGCCAACCCGGCGGTCAACTTTGGCCTGTATGACAACGACGGCAATGGCTTTGTGGATGCCTTCATCGTGGTGCACGCCGGGCGCGGCGGCGAGCAAACCGGTAATGCCGGCGACATCTGGTCGCACAAGCACGTGCTGCCTGCGGCCATGCCCGCCGACGGCAAGCAGATCTACGCCTACCTCACCGTGCCCGAAGATGCCCGGCTGGGCGTGTGTGCGCATGAGCTGGGGCATTTGCTGTTTGGCTTTCCCGACCTGTACGACACCGACGGCACCTCCGAGGGCATTGGCGACTGGTGCCTGATGTCGGGCGGCTCGTGGAATGGCGGCGGCGACATTCCGGCCCACCCCTCGGCCTGGTGCAAGGTCAACCAGGGCTGGGTGGGCACCACCAACGTCACCACCAGCGGCACGGTGTCGCTGCCCGATGTCAAAACCAGCCACACCGTGCACCGCCTGTGGAAGAACGGCGCGGGCGGCAGCGAGTATTTTTTGCTGGAGAACCGCCAGCGCAGCGGCTTTGATGCGCAACTGCCCGGCGCCGGCCTGCTGGTCTGGCACATCGATGAAACCCAGTCTGGCAACAGCGACGAGAGCCACTACAAGGTGGCCCTGGTCCAGGCCGACGGCCTGCGCGAGCTGGATGCCAGCCACCCGGCCGGCAGCTTTGGCGACCAGGGCGATAGCGGCGACCCGTTCCCCGGGGCTGCGGCCAAAACCGCCTTCAGCGCCACCACCACGCCCAATTCCAGGTCGTATGCGGGGGTGAATACCTGCGTGTCGGTCACCGCTATTTCCGCCTCCGGCCCCACCATGGCGGCCACGCTGGGCGTGCGCTGCAGCGCCAAGTCGCTGGTCAAAGACCGCAAAGACCTGCGCAAGGAGGGCAAGGAGCTGGCCAAGGAAACCGCCAAGGAGGGCAAGGAAATCCAGAAGGACATAGCCAAAGAAACCGCCAAGGAAACCGCCAAAGAGGTGGCCAAGGAAATCGTCAAAGACCGCAAGGACATGCTGGAGCACCGCGTTGTGCGCGCCGCCCCGGTGGCCGACCCCAGCCACCTGGACGTGGTGCTGTCTGACTTGGAAGCCCGGCTGCAGATGCTGGAGGCCATGGTGGGTGCGCGGGCGTTTGCCGCGAGCCCGTCCGGTGGTGTTGCCGATGGTGGCGAAGCCCGGGGCATGGCCCAGCCCTTCATCGACGCCAGCCTGCGCCCGGACCTGGTGGGTGGCCCGGCCTACGACGACGGCAGCGACCTGCAACAACGCATGGCCGCCGGGGACCGCGACGCGAAACGGGCCTTTGACGCGCCCGTGCCCCGATGA
- a CDS encoding transaminase yields MTTHPALTPSALASRFATETQRFTAIHPRSIALATQAAQHFLFGVPLHWMRDWPSPASLCVQHAQGAQLTCADGHVYSDFCLGDTGAMFGHSPAPVAQAIAQQAARGLTSMLPSVQTAEVGALLAATFGLPQWQMALTASDANRFVLRWARAVTQRPQLLVFDGCYHGAVDDTLVDLQGQDGKTTVPRPSVLGNVHNHAAFTRIVPFNDLAALEAALADRQVACLLAEPALTNCGLVLPDPGFWQAAQALCQRYGTLLALDETHTLSTGCGGYAKVHGLAPDLLVIGKAVAGGLPCAVYGFTDALAQRMRDAKQAAPEGHSGIGTTLAGNALTLAALHAALTHLHTPATYAPMLALADTLAAGLRAQIAAHGLGWTVTQLGARMELQFTAQPPRNAAEVHATSQPALDALLHLFLLNRGVLLTPFHTMLLVSPATTQANVQQMLDGLAAFLTL; encoded by the coding sequence ATGACGACCCATCCCGCCCTGACCCCGTCCGCGCTGGCCTCACGCTTCGCCACCGAAACCCAGCGCTTCACCGCCATCCACCCGCGCTCCATCGCCCTGGCCACCCAGGCCGCGCAGCATTTCCTGTTTGGGGTGCCGCTGCACTGGATGCGCGACTGGCCCAGCCCGGCCAGCCTGTGCGTGCAGCACGCCCAGGGCGCGCAACTCACCTGCGCCGACGGCCATGTCTACAGCGACTTCTGCCTGGGCGACACCGGCGCCATGTTTGGCCACAGCCCGGCGCCGGTGGCCCAGGCCATCGCCCAGCAGGCGGCGCGCGGGCTGACCAGCATGCTGCCCTCGGTACAAACCGCCGAGGTGGGTGCGCTGCTGGCCGCCACCTTTGGCCTGCCGCAGTGGCAAATGGCCCTGACCGCCAGCGACGCCAACCGCTTTGTGCTGCGCTGGGCGCGGGCCGTGACGCAGCGCCCCCAGTTGCTGGTGTTTGACGGCTGCTACCACGGCGCGGTGGACGACACACTGGTAGACCTGCAAGGCCAAGACGGCAAAACCACCGTGCCCCGCCCCTCGGTGCTGGGCAATGTGCACAACCACGCCGCCTTCACCCGCATCGTGCCCTTCAACGACCTGGCCGCGCTGGAAGCCGCCCTGGCCGACCGCCAGGTGGCCTGCCTGCTGGCCGAGCCCGCGCTGACCAACTGCGGTCTGGTGCTGCCAGACCCGGGGTTTTGGCAAGCTGCCCAGGCCCTGTGCCAGCGCTATGGCACCCTGCTGGCGCTGGACGAAACCCACACCTTGTCCACCGGCTGCGGCGGCTACGCCAAAGTGCACGGCCTGGCCCCCGACCTGCTGGTCATCGGCAAGGCCGTGGCGGGCGGTCTGCCCTGCGCGGTGTATGGCTTCACCGACGCCCTGGCCCAGCGCATGCGAGACGCCAAACAGGCCGCGCCCGAGGGCCACAGCGGCATTGGCACCACGCTGGCGGGCAATGCGCTCACGCTGGCCGCCCTGCACGCCGCCCTGACCCACCTGCACACGCCCGCCACCTACGCCCCCATGCTGGCGCTGGCCGACACGCTGGCGGCGGGCTTGCGGGCCCAGATTGCCGCCCATGGCCTGGGCTGGACCGTCACCCAGCTCGGTGCCCGCATGGAGCTGCAATTCACCGCCCAGCCGCCGCGCAACGCCGCCGAAGTGCACGCCACCAGCCAGCCCGCGCTGGATGCCTTGTTGCACCTGTTTTTGCTGAACCGGGGCGTGCTGCTCACCCCTTTCCACACCATGCTGCTGGTGTCGCCCGCCACCACGCAGGCCAACGTGCAGCAGATGTTGGACGGGTTGGCGGCTTTTTTGACCCTTTGA
- a CDS encoding DMT family transporter, translating to MYHPSPFTARLCLAAGMALVGVYVGLSKPLVAALPVFLLAWLRFGIAAIAMLPWLKKPASEGPLSAHTRWLVFLESFLGNFLFSICMLYGMGLTSAVSAGVILAAIPASVALLSWPLLGERITLRTGAAIACGVLGIALLALTKSEHLTPMLSAQEADLASKNQVWGNLLIVGAVLCEAAYAVIGKKLTGSLGPKRISALINLWGLALMTPMGLYLALSFPFASVHPGTWLLLVYYAMAASIGTVWLWMTGLRVVPAAQAGVYSVLLPIFTALTGVLVLGETLGPVQWLAFAIALLGVVLATLP from the coding sequence ATGTACCACCCCTCCCCCTTCACCGCCCGGCTCTGCCTGGCCGCTGGCATGGCCCTGGTCGGCGTGTATGTGGGCTTAAGCAAGCCGCTGGTGGCCGCGCTGCCGGTGTTTTTGCTGGCCTGGCTGCGCTTTGGCATTGCAGCCATCGCCATGCTGCCCTGGCTGAAGAAGCCCGCCTCAGAAGGCCCCCTGTCGGCGCACACCCGCTGGCTGGTGTTTCTGGAGTCGTTTTTGGGCAACTTCCTGTTTTCAATCTGCATGCTGTACGGCATGGGGCTGACCAGCGCGGTGTCGGCCGGGGTGATTCTGGCGGCCATTCCGGCCTCGGTGGCGCTGCTGAGCTGGCCGCTGCTGGGTGAACGCATCACGCTGCGCACCGGGGCCGCCATCGCCTGCGGGGTGCTGGGCATTGCCTTGCTGGCGCTCACAAAATCAGAGCACCTTACGCCTATGCTGTCTGCGCAAGAGGCCGATTTGGCATCTAAAAACCAGGTGTGGGGCAATCTGCTGATCGTCGGCGCGGTGCTGTGCGAGGCGGCCTATGCGGTGATCGGCAAAAAGCTCACCGGCAGCCTGGGGCCCAAACGCATCAGCGCGCTGATCAACCTGTGGGGCCTGGCGCTGATGACGCCCATGGGCCTGTACCTGGCACTGTCGTTCCCGTTTGCCAGTGTGCACCCCGGCACCTGGCTGCTGCTGGTGTACTACGCCATGGCCGCCAGCATTGGCACCGTCTGGCTGTGGATGACCGGCCTGCGCGTAGTGCCCGCCGCCCAGGCCGGCGTGTACAGCGTGCTGCTACCGATCTTCACCGCACTCACCGGCGTGCTGGTGCTGGGCGAAACCCTGGGGCCGGTGCAGTGGCTGGCATTTGCCATCGCGCTGCTGGGTGTGGTGCTGGCAACCTTGCCCTGA
- a CDS encoding LysR family transcriptional regulator yields the protein MRLRHIEVFNAIMLTGSVSAAARLINVTQPAVSRVLAHAELQLGFPLFQRSKGRLTPTNEAQTLYPHIERLFAQLDDVQRLANSLKRGHQDGELHILTVLALSYEVLPRALRLFRQQHPNVVVTMDALHSPQIISSLVLQEADVGFVFSAIAHPSLEQRHLADGRMVCVAPKGVFSAQQVEQGMVHLTDLARTPVVNIDVRDPVGSTLSHACREAGVGLVSAVTVQTYHAALALAHHGLAVALVDSCTALSADSTKVDVLALEPQIVVPIKALRAVNRPSSLLASAMTQCVQKVVETALH from the coding sequence ATGCGCCTGCGCCACATCGAAGTCTTCAACGCCATCATGCTGACCGGCAGCGTCAGCGCTGCCGCGCGGCTGATCAACGTGACCCAACCCGCCGTCAGCCGGGTGCTGGCGCATGCCGAGCTGCAGCTGGGTTTTCCGCTGTTCCAGCGCAGCAAGGGAAGGCTTACGCCGACCAACGAGGCGCAAACCCTGTATCCGCACATCGAGCGCCTGTTTGCCCAACTGGACGACGTCCAACGCCTGGCCAACAGCCTCAAGCGCGGCCACCAGGACGGCGAACTGCACATCCTCACCGTACTGGCACTGAGCTACGAGGTGCTGCCCCGGGCGCTGCGGCTGTTCCGCCAGCAGCACCCGAACGTGGTGGTCACCATGGACGCGCTGCACTCGCCGCAGATCATCTCGTCGCTGGTGCTGCAGGAGGCCGATGTGGGCTTTGTCTTCAGTGCCATCGCCCACCCCTCGCTGGAGCAGCGGCATCTGGCCGACGGCCGCATGGTCTGCGTAGCCCCCAAGGGCGTGTTCAGCGCCCAGCAGGTCGAGCAAGGCATGGTGCACCTTACCGACCTGGCCCGCACGCCGGTGGTGAATATCGATGTGCGCGACCCCGTAGGCTCAACCCTCAGCCACGCCTGCCGCGAGGCCGGTGTGGGCCTGGTATCGGCCGTCACGGTGCAAACCTACCATGCAGCCCTGGCGCTGGCCCACCACGGCCTGGCCGTGGCCCTGGTGGACAGTTGCACCGCCCTGTCGGCCGACAGCACCAAGGTCGACGTGCTGGCGCTGGAGCCGCAGATCGTGGTGCCCATCAAGGCCTTGCGCGCGGTGAACCGCCCAAGCTCGCTGCTGGCCAGCGCGATGACGCAGTGTGTGCAGAAGGTGGTCGAAACGGCCTTGCACTGA